Proteins from one Peromyscus eremicus chromosome 8a, PerEre_H2_v1, whole genome shotgun sequence genomic window:
- the Nhlrc4 gene encoding NHL-repeat-containing protein 4, with amino-acid sequence MLGPTWETLAPASMLGLEGPCWVGPGPDGGLAVSEEFGDVQLFGSAHQRLGSLGTLTGHSFGHPAGVCSDSEGSILVADEQKHQVTLFPRVGPPICLQLEGLERPLGMACAPQGQLVVADAGDSCIKVYQYLGEMA; translated from the coding sequence ATGTTGGGACCAACTTGGGAGACCCTGGCTCCAGCCTCTATGCTAGGTCTGGAGGGCCCCTGTTGGGTAGGTCCAGGGCCTGATGGGGGCCTTGCTGTGAGTGAAGAGTTTGGGGATGTGCAGCTGTTTGGCAGTGCCCACCAGCGTCTGGGCTCCCTGGGAACCTTGACTGGGCATAGCTTTGGCCATCCAGCGGGTGTGTGCTCTGACTCGGAGGGTAGCATTCTTGTGGCTGATGAGCAGAAGCACCAGGTAACCCTGTTTCCCCGGGTTGGGCCACCCATCTGCTTGCAGTTGGAGGGACTGGAGAGGCCCTTGGGTATGGCCTGTGCTCCCCAGGGCCAACTGGTGGTGGCAGATGCAGGGGACAGCTGCATCAAGGTGTACCAGTATCTTGGGGAGATGGCCTGA